In the genome of Nonomuraea sp. NBC_00507, the window GACGATCACCGGAGGAAACCACGTGATCCTCGTGTCCATGCCCATGAGCGCCCGCAGGTCGCGTTGCCAGTCCACGCTGTACCAGAGCGCGACCGCCGCCAGTGCCCCGCCCACGCCGATCAGGAGCTGCCAGGCGACCCAGCGGCCCCGCTCCGGCAGCCGGTAGGAGATCACCGCCCGGCCCAGCGCGCCGAGCGTGGCTCCCACGGCATATCCCAGAATGCCGGTGACCGCGCACATCACCCCCTGGTACAACCACGTGCGGGGCAGCATCGACGGCGTCAGCGACGCGCAGGCGAACAGGACGGCCAGCAGCGTCCCCCCGAAGCCGGGCCGCCGCCGCACCACCCTCGCCGTTCCCACGACCACCTACAGTAATGGATCAATCTGGCCAGGTAGGGGGCATAGGGTGGCGGTGTGGAACAGGTATCTCTCGAGTTGACGGTGGGTCCGGTCGCGCATGGTGGCTGGTGTGTGGCACGCCACGAAGGACGCGTGGTGTTCGTCCGGCACGCGCTGCCCGGCGAACGGGTCATCGCCGACGTCACCGAGGAGACCACCCGGTTCCTGCGTGCCGACGCCGTGGAGATCCTCGAGCCGTCGCCAGACCGCGTGGTCCCGCCCTGCCCCTACGCGGGCCCGGGCCGCTGCGGCGGCTGCGACTGGCAGCACGCCACGCCGCAGGCACAGCGGCGACTCAAGGCCCAGGTCGTGGCCGAGCAGCTGCACCGGCTGGCGGGGATCGAGCGTGAGGTCGTGGTCGAAGAGGTGCCGGGGGCCAAGGACGGGCTCGGCTGGCGTACGCGCGTGCAGTTCGCCGCCCTGCCGACCGGCGAGCTGGGCTTCCGGCGGCACCGTTCGCACGAGATCGAGGTAGTGGACGCCTGCCTGATCGCCCACCCCGAGGTGGAGGCGGTCGGGGCGGAGGCGCATGACTGGCCCGGCGCCTCCGGGGTCGAGGTCATCGCCTCCTCCAGCGGCGACCGGGCCGTCGTGGTCTCACCCCGGCCGCGCCGCAGCGTCACCGTCCCCGAGCTCGACGCGCCCGCCTCGATCCTGCTCGACCAGGGCAAGGGCCACACGGTGCCGCGGCGCGGGTCGGGAGTGCTGCACGAGCAGGTGGCCGATCGCGAGTTCCGGGTGGCGGGCAGCGGTTTCTGGCAGGTCCACCCGGGGGCCGCGGAGACGCTGCTGGACGCTGTGCTGGCGTACGCGGCGCCGGAGCCGGGGGAGTGGGCGCTCGACCTCTACTGCGGCGTCGGCCTGTTCGCGGCCGGGCTCGCCGAGGCCGTCGGGCCCGAGGGAGCGGTGTTCGGCCTGGAGTCCGAGGCCTCGGCCGTCCGCGACGCCCGCGCCAACCTGCGCGACCTGCCGCAGGCGCGGGTGGAGCGGGGGCGGGTGGAGGAGGCGCTCGACCGGTTCCAGATCGAGCGCGCCGACCTCGTGGTGGTGGACCCGCCGCGGTCCGGGCTCGGGCGCGAGGTGGTCGAGCGGATCACGGGGCTGGAGGCGTTGCGGATCGTGTACGTGTCGTGCGATCCCGCCACGTTCGCCCGGGATCTGAAATGGCTGGCCGAACGCGGATATATGCTCGAGGACCTGCGTGCTTTCGACGCCTTCCCCATGACTCATCACGTGGAATGTGTGGGGCTGCTCGTCAGGAAATAACCCTGCGAACAGCGCCATTTCCATGCCAACCGTGAGCTGTCATCCGTCGTCCTTACATGCGTCACATTGCCCACATGTAGAGGACCTCGACGGTGAGAATCGTCTTATCGGCCGCGCTCGTCGCGGCGGCGACGCTCGGCACGGCACTCCAACAGCTCGCTGAACGCCGAGTACATCACCGTCCTCAACACGACGACGCGCACGGTCGATCTCGAAGGCTGGACGATCCGCGACAAGACCGGCTACACCTACGAGTTCGGCCCGGACGTCGTGCTCGGCGCCAAGAAGCGGATCACCCTGCGTTCCGGGCAGGGTGAGGAACCTACAGCGCCTCGCGGTACCGGGGGTCCTCGGCCTACGTGACCTGCTGACTCGTGCTCGCGGCCGCCGACGGGGTGGCCGGGGGCACGACGCCGATGTGAATCCTGGGCTCAGAGCCAGCCCATGCGCTGGGCGGTGCGGATCGCCTCCAGGCGGTTTTGAGCGTGGAGCTTGGTCATGGCGCTCGACAGGTAGTTGCGCACGGTGCCCTCGGTCAGATGCAGCTCGCCGGCGATCCGCGAGATCGTCGCCCCGTCGCCGGCCAGCCGCAGCGCGTCGCGTTCGCGCTCGGTCAGCGGGCTGTCCCCCGCCGCCATCGCCGCCGCGGCCAGCTCCGCGTCCAGGTAGCGGCCGCCGCTCTGGACCTTACGGATCGCCATAGCCAGCTCCTCGGCCGAGGCGTCCTTGCCGAGGAACCCGCTCACGCCCGCCGCCATGGCCCTGCGCAGGTAGCCCGGCCGGCCCAGGCTGGTCAGGATGACGATCTTGCACTGGGCACTGATGCGCTCGGCCGCGCTCAGGCCGTCCATGCCCGGCATCTCGATGTCGAGCACCGCCACGTCGGGCCGATGCTCTCTCACCGCGGCGAGGACCTCGTCGCCCCGGCCGACCTGGGCCACGACCTGGATGCCGTCCTCGAGGTCCAGCAGGGCCGCGATGGCGCCGCGGATGAGGTGCTCGTCGTCGGCGAGCAGCACGCGGATGGTCATGAAAGCTCCCGGAGAATCATGCGGGCACCCCTGCCCGCAGCAGGTAGCGGCCCTCGGGCGCCGGCTCCGCCTTCAGGGTGCCGCCAGCCGCGCGCACGCGATCGGCCAGGCCCGCCAGCCCGTTGGGCGCATGCTCGCCCACCGGGCCGTTCACCCCGTCGTTGGTCATTTCCAGCACGCCGTCCTCGATGGTGATCGTGCAGCGTTCGGCCCGGCTGTGCTTGAGCACGTTCGTCGCGCCCTCGCGGACGACCGTGGCCAGCAGTGTGCGGGCCTCGGGCGTCAGTGAGTCCGTCTCGGCGCGTACGGTGCACCGCACGTCCGCCGCCTCCAGCACCGCCCGCACGCTGGCGAGCACCTCGTCCAGGTCGACGGCCCGGTAGTTCTGCACGACGGTGCGCACTTCGCGTAACGACTGCCTGGCCAGGTCGCGTACCTCGAACATCTCCGCCGCCGCCGCGCCAGGATCGCTACGCAGCGTCTGCTCGGCGTGGGCGGCCCGGGCCGCGACGTCGGTGAGGCTCTGCCCGAGCAGGTCGTTGAGATCGCGGGCGAAGCGCAGCCGCTCTTCGGAGACCGCCAGCCTGGACAGTGCCTCCTGCCCCTCGTGCGCTTCCTTGGCCAGCTGCCAGAGCCGCAGGTTGGCCCACACCGCGCCGACGCAGATCACGGTGAACACCGTCTGCATCAGCAGCAGGGGGAGGACGGGGCCTTCGACCAGGGCGATGTAGACGTTGATGACCACGATCGAGGCGACGGAAAGGGCGATGACGGTGCGCTTGCGCACGAACGCCGCCATCAACGCGAGCCAGGCCGGGATGATCCAGATCAGCGGGAAGACCGAAAGGAGCACGACGATGGCCCCGGTGACCGCCAGGATCGCGGTCGGCCGCTTTCCGCCCCGGACGGCGATCGTGAACGGGCGCGTGCTCAGCACGTTGAAGACCAGCAGCAGGAGGACCGCGCCCACGCCCAGCGGCCACGGCAGGATCCCCGCCTGCCAGCGGATGAACAACTCCGCGTAGCCGAACAGCGGCAACAGGAGGATGACGTTGGTGGAGCCGATGCACAACCAGCGGACCTTGTCCAGCTTGGAGGCCCTCCGGACCTTGGCGACCATCCCGCGCATCAGGCCGGCACCGCCGCGCGCAGCAGGAACTCGCCCGCCGGGGTGGGCGCGGCGGAGAAGGACCCACCGGCCGTGGCCAGCCGCTCCGACAGGCCGCGCAGGCCGTTGCCGGGCGGCGCGGGCTCCCCGTGCACGCCGTCGTTGAGCATCTCGAGCACGCCTTCGTGGATGGTGATCGCGCAGCGGGTGGCCCTGCTGTGCTTGAGCACGTTGGTGCCGCCCTCGCGGACCGCCCACGCCAGCAGCGCCCTGGCGGCCGGCGACAGGCCGTCCGCCCTGGCCACGATGTCACAGCGGGCGCCGGCCGCCTCCAGCGCCGCGCGTACGCCGTCGAGCTCCTCGTCCAGGTCGAGCGCCTGGTAACCGTGCACCGCCTGCTGCACCTCGGCCAGCGACTCCGCGGCCAGCGCACGGACCTCGGCCATCTCGGCCGCCGCCCGCCCGGTGTCCTTGCTCGCCAGCTTGGCGGCCAGCTCGCTCTTCAGCGTGATGACAGAGAGGCTGTGCCCGAGCAGGTCATGCAGGTCGCGCGCGAAGCGCAGCCGCTCCTCGGCCACCGCCAGCCGCGCCTTGGCCTCCCTGCTGTTGTAGGCGTCTCTGATCACCCACCAGAGCCAGCGCCATAGCAGCATGGCCACGACCATCGAGACGGAGGAGACCGCGCTGCCGAGCAGCACGCCCTGCCATGCCTGCTCGGTCATCAGGACCGTGTATCCGGTGACGGCGGTCACGACGGCCACTGTGAGACCGGCCGTCGCCCACGGCCGGAGGTAGAGCGCGGCCGCCGCCAGCCACAGCCCTTCGGTCTGCATCCACACGCTCGCGGCGTCCGCGTCCAGCGGCAGGAGCGCCAGAGCGGCCACCGCGAACACCGCCGCGAGCAGCAGCTTCACCGTGGGACGCGGCCGGGTGTCGAAGGCGTCCCTGAGGAGGAAAGGGAAGAGCCCGTAGAAGCCGATGGCGCACACGATGGAGACGGCCGCGGCTAAGGGAGAGAGCGTGCCCTCCGCCGCCGCCGCGAGGGTGAACACGATGGAGAGGATGGCGACGAACACCACCAGCCCGTCCATCCAGTAGATCAGGATCTTCCGCGCCGTGTCCGGCCGGGCCGCCATCGCCCCTCCCCACTGACAGAAGCTTCCTGGTCCCCAAATCCTATAGTCAGGGGCCCCGCAGAATCCGCGTCACGTCCCGCGACGGTGGGACGCCACGCAGCGACAGCCAGGCCAACCCGTGGCGGGCGGCGTAGCCGGCAAGTGTGCGGGCGTCGAGCTCACTCAGGTCGCCCTCGCCCGCCAGCACCGGGGTCAGGGCGATGCGCCGCCATGCCTGGCCGGGATCCGGCAGGTCCTGTGCCCGGACGATCTGGTCCTTGGCCAGCTGGATGGCCGCCGCGAGCCGGCGCAGGCGGCCGTGGGGAGCCGAGCGCGGCTGCATGGCGGCCAGCAGGTTCACGGTGCCGACCTCGGCGCCCGCCTCCTGGGTGGTGCGCAGCATCGCCACGTCGGCGGCGTCCAGCCCATACGGCCTCAGCGGGAGCGTGAAGCTGACCCGCAGCGGCCGCTCACGCTGCATGGCCCGGATTGCGCGGGCCCTGCGCAGCGCCACGCCGCCGTTCTCACTGTCGCGGATCTCGAAGTCGACGGCCGCGGCGTCGAACGCGCCGACCACCCTGCGGTAGGCGGCGGCGAGCCCGCCCGGCCTGGTGCAGGTCACGGCCAGCTCCTCGACGCCGGGCCCGCCGAAGGTGGGAACGGCGTCACCACCCAGCGCCCTGAGCCGGCCGATCTTGTTCGCCACCGGGTTCTTACCGGGATCGAGCGGATCGCTCCGGCTGGTGTACTGATCGGGTGATTCGAGCGGATCGCCCTGGTCCGTGCCTGGCTCAGACGTTTCGGGTGGAACACTCCGGTCGACATCGGGCTGGGGTGTTTCGAGCGGCCCCGCCCACTTCGGGGAGCAGCCGTCGTCGCCGCCGGCGATGAGGTGGCCCAGCATGTAGTGGCGCACGCCGGTGCGGCGGGACTGGGCCGGCAGGTCGAAGCCGGGGTCGCGGGCCGTGTCGACGAAGCCCACGAACGGGGCGGGCCGCTCCGTGGCCGCCGCGGGGGAGGCGCTGGGGGACGGCTCCACCACCGTCGGCGGTGTCCGCGGCGGCGGGGCGGCGGCGCCCGCGGGCAGCAGCTGGATCGCGACGGCCGTGGCGGCGGCGAGCCCGAGGCCGCCGAGGATCGCGAGCGGGCGGGGGAGCGTGCCGGGTTCCCGTTTGTGCCGTGGCATCGAACACCCCGTGTAATCGGTCGGCTACGTACGGCGCTTGACGGGCACGTTAGCAAGCATTCCCGGCGCGGCGCGGGCCTTTTCTGGTTCGCGTCCGATGTGTGCCGATAATGTGGGCATGAAGCTACGGATCTTCACCGAGCCCCAGCAGGGCGCGACATATGACGACCTGCTTAGCGTCGCCCAGGCCGCCGAACGGTTGGGCTTTGACGCTTTCTTCCGCTCTGACCACTACCAGCGCATCGGCCCCGGCGACCCGGGCCCCGGCTCCACCGACGCGTGGATCACGCTGGCCGGCCTGGCCAGGGAGACCTCCCGGATCCGGCTGGGCACGCTCGTGACGCCGGCCACGTTCCGGCTTCCCGGGCCCCTGGCGATCAGCGTCGCGCAGGTCGACCAGATGAGCGGCGGCCGGGTCGAGCTGGGCTTCGGCGCCGGCTGGTTCGATACCGAGCACGCGGCGTACGGCATTCCGTTCCCGCCGCAGAACGAACGGTTCGGGCGGTTCGAGGAGCAGCTCGAGATCATCACCGGCCTGTGGACCGCGGAGAAGACCTTCTCGTTCGAGGGCAGGTACTACCGGGTCGCCGACTCGCCCGCGCTGCCGAAGCCGGTGCAGCAGCCCCGGCCGCCGATCATCATCGGGGGGTTCGGCGCCAAGCGCACGCCTCGGCTGGCGGCGACGTACGCGGATGAGTACAACGTGCCGTTCCGCACGCTGACCGACACGGCCGAGGCGTTCGGCCGGGTGCGCGAGGCCTGCGAGAGCACCGGGCGCAGCCTGGTCTGCTCGCTCGCGCAGACCGCCATCGTGGGCCGCGACCGGGCCGAGGTCGAGCGGCGCGCGGCCGCGGTCGGCGAGAACCCCGGCACGCTGCGGGAGAACGGCCTGGCCGGCACGCCCGCCGAGGTGCTCGAGAAGATCGGGAAGTTCGCCGAGCTGGGCGCCGAGCGGGTCTACCTGCAGATCCTGGATCTGGGCGACCTCGAGCACCTGGAGCTGATCGCGGCCGAGGTGCTCCCGCACGTGTAAGTAATCGTTGGCGGAGGTTCGCGGGGTTGCGGCAAACTGGGGGCGTGCTGCTGACGATCACGACTACCGCGAGCCCTGCCACCGACCTGGGTTTTCTCCTGCACAAGCATCCCGGGCGCGTGCAGGAGTTCAGCCAGTCGTTCGGCACGGCCAGGGTGTTCTACCCGGAGGCGGGCGAGGAGCGGTGCACGGCGGCGCTCCTGCTGGAGGTCGACCCGATCGCGCTGGTCAGGTCGCGCGGCAAGGGTTCGCCCGACTTCAGCCTGTCGCAATACGTCAACGACCGCCCCTACGCCGCGTCCTCGCTGCTGGCCGTGGCGCTGGGAGACGTGTTCCGCACCGCGCGGGCGGGCCGGTGCAAGGCCCGGCCCGAGCTTCCCGGCCAGGCACTGCCGCTGGAGCTGAGGTTGCCCGCGCTGCCCTGCCGGGGTGGGCCCGACCTGGCGCGGCGGTTGTTCGAGCCGCTCGGCTGGGAGGTCGAGGCGCAGCCGCTCCCGCTCGACGAGGGTTTCCCGGAGTGGGGCGAGTCGCGCTATGTCCGGCTCACCCTGCGCGGCGCGGCCCGCCTGTCCGACGCGCTCAACCACCTCTATGTGCTGCTGCCCGTGCTCGACGACGGCAAGCACTACTGGATCGCGCCCGACGAGGTGGACAAGCTGATCAGGGCCGGTGAGGGCTGGCTGCGCGGGCACCCGGAACGCGGGCTGATCACCCGGCGCTACCTGGGCCGGCGCTGGGCCCTGGCCCGCACCGCGCTGACCCGGCTGGCCGAGCTCGGCGACGAGACGGAGGAGCAACTGGAGCCCGCGGTCGCGGAGGACGCGCCGCCGGAGGAGACCGCCGCCGACGAGATGGCCGCCGCCGAGGCCGAGGCCCACGCCACAACCACGGCACCCGCCGCATCCTACGCGGACGCGCCCACCGCGCCCTACGCGCCCGCCGCGACCGGCGTGCTCGCGCAGGACGCGCTCATCGGTGGCGCGCGTGTGGAGGGCGTGAGCGCGCCAGATGCCGCGGCCGAGGTGGCGGGGACCGAGGGGAGCGAGTCCAAGGGCAAGTCGCTCAGCGTCCGGCGACGGGAAGCCGTGCTGGCCAAGCTCGAAGAGCTCGGCGCGGTCAGTGTGATCGACCTGGGCTGCGGCCAGGGCGAGCTGGTCGGTGCGTTGCTGGCCAGCTCCAGGTTCGCCAGGGTCGCCGGCATGGACGTCTCGTCGATGGCGCTCACCATCGCCGCACGCAAGCTCCGCCTGGACCGCATGCCCGACGCCAGGCGCGCCCGCCTCACCCTGTTCCAGGGCGCGCTCACCTACACCGACAAGCGGCTCAAGGGCTACGACGCCGCCGTGCTCATGGAGGTGATCGAGCACGTCGACCCACCCCGCCTGACCGCGCTCGAACGGGTCGTGTTCGGCCACGCCAAGCCCGCCCACGTGCTCGTCACCACGCCCAACATCGAGCACAACGTCCGCTATGAGTTCCTGACCGGCCTGCGCCACCCCGACCACCGCTTCGAGTGGACCCGCGCCGAGTTCGCCGCCTGGGCGACCCGGGTGGCCGCCGAGCACGACTACCAGGTCGCGTTCGAGCCGGTCGGCGACGACGACCCCGAGGTCGGCCCGCCGACCCAGATGGGAGTGTTCACCCGTGATCAGCGTTCCTGAGCTGTCCCTCGTGGTGCTGGTCGGCGTCTCCGGCAGTGGCAAGTCCACGTTCGCACGCAAGCACTTCAAGCCGACGCAGGTCATCTCCTCCGACTTCTGCCGCGGCCTGGTCTCCGACGACGAGAACGACCAGGCGGCCACCCCCGCCGCGTTCGACCTGCTGCACCACATCGTCGGCGTGCGCCTGTCCAGGGGCCTGTTCACCGTGGTCGACGCCACCAACGTCCAGTACACCGCCCGCAAGAGCCTCATCGACCTGGCGAGGAAACACGACGTGCTGGCCGACGCGATCGTCCTCGACGTGCCGGAGGAGGTGGCCATCGAGCGCAACGCCGTCCGGCCCGACCGCGACTTCGGCCCCGGCGTGGTGATCCGCCAGCGCAAGGACCTGCGCCGCTCGCTCGGCAAGATCTCCGGCGACGGCTTCAGGAAGGTCCACGTGCTGCGCGGCCTCGACGAGATCGACGACGCGATGATCACGTACGAGAAGGCGTGGTCGGACCTGACCGAGCTGACCGGCCCGTTCGACGTCATCGGCGACGTGCACGGTTGCCGCGCGGAGCTGGAGACCCTGCTGCGCGAGCTCGGCTGGGAGGGTGTCAGGCACCCGGATGGCCGGACCGCGGTGTTCGTCGGCGACCTGGTGGACCGCGGCCCCGACGCGCCAGGAGTGCTGCGCCTGGTGATGGACATGGTCGAGGCGGGCACCGCGATCTGCGTGGCGGGCAACCACGAGCAGAAGCTGGTGCGCGCGCTGAACGGCCGCAACGTCAAGGTCACCCATGGCCTGCAGGAGTCGCTCGACCAGCTCGGCGCCCAGCCGCCCGAGTTCGTCGAGCGGGCCAAGCGGTTCATGGACGGCCTGCTCAGCCACTACCGCCTGGACGGCGGCCGGCTCGTGGTGGCGCACGCCGGGCTCAAGGAGGCCTACCACGGGCGGGCCTCCAAGCGGGTGCGCTCGTTCGCCCTGTACGGCGACACCACCGGCGAGACCGACGAATACGGCCTGCCGGTCCGCCTGCCGTGGGCCGAGGAATACCGTGGCCGCGCCATGGTCGTCTACGGCCACACGCCCACGCTCCGGCCCGAGTGGATCAACAACACGATCTGCCTCGACACCGGCTGCGTCTTCGGCGGCCACCTGACCGCGCTGCGTTACCCCGAGCGCCAGATCGTCCAGATCCCGGCGGAGAAGGTCTGGTACGAGCCGACGAAGCCGCTCGGCGCGGGCGTCCGCGACCCGGGCATGCTGGACGTCAACGACGTGATCGGCACCCGCCACGTCGAGACCAGGTTCGGCGCCCGGGTGAAGGTCCTGGAGGAAAACGCGGCCGCGGCCCTGGAGGTCATGAGCCGCTTCGCGGTGGACCCGCGCTGGCTGGTCTACCTGCCGCCCACCATGGCCCCGCCGGAGACCTCCCGGCTCGACGGCTACCTGGAGCACCCGCACGAGGCGTTCGAGGAGTTCGCCGCCGCCGGGGTGCGCGAGGTCGTGTGCGAGGAGAAGCACATGGGCTCGCGGGCCGTCGCCGTGCTGGCCAGGACCCCGGAGGCGGCCGCGGCCCGGTTCGGGGTGAGCGACGGTAGCGCCGGCGCCGTCTACACGCGCACCGGGCGGCCGTTCTTCGCCGACACGGGGCCGCTCGTCGAACGGCTGCGGGCGGCCTGCGAGCCGCTGTGGGCCGAACTCGGCTCCGACTGGGTGGTGCTCGACTGCGAGCTGCTGCCCTGGTCCGCCAAGGCCGGCGACCTCATCAGGAGCCAGTACGCCTCCGTCGGCGCGGCCGCCCGCGCCGCGCTGCCCGAGGCGGTGCGGGCCCTGGAGGCGGCGGCCGAGCGCGGGCTGGATGTGGGCGATCTGCTGGACCGCACCCGCCGCCGCTCGCACAACGCTGCCCTGTTCCGCGAGGCCTATGCCCGTTACTGCTGGCCGGTCGACGGGCTGGAGGGTGTCAAGCTGGCGCCGTTCCAGATCCTCGCCTGCGAGGGCCGGGCCACGGCGCTGGAGCCGCACGCCTGGCACCTGAGCACGCTGGCGCTGCTCGACTCGCCGCTGATCGCCCCGACCCGCCACGTGTTCGTCGACCTCGGCTCTCCGGAGTCCAGGGCCGAGGCGACCGCCTGGTGGGAGTCGATGACGGCGGCGGGCGGCGAGGGCATGGTGGTCAAGCCGTCCGCGTACGCGCCCGGCCGGGTGCAGCCCGGGGTCAAGGTCCGCGGACGCGAGTATCTGCGGATCATCTACGGTCCCGACTACACCGAGTCGCTCGACGTGCTGCGCAGGCGTTTCCTCGGCAAGAAGCGCTCGCTGGCGCTGCGCGAGTACGCACTGGGCCTGGAGGCGCTGTCGCGGCTGGCGGACGGCGAGTCGGCCTGGCGGGTGCACGAGCCGGTCTTCGCCGTGCTGGCCCTGGAGTCGGAGCCGGTGGACCCGCGGCTGTAAAGCTTGGGTAAGCCGAGCGATATGTCGCTGACGTGCGGGTATGTCCCGACCCCCAGGGGAGGAACCCGCATGACGTCTCAGCGCACGCACCACGAGCACCTGGGCCACGTGCTCTTCATCACGGCCGCCGCGGCCATGGGCGGGTTCCTGTTCGGGTATGACAGCGCCGTCATCAACGGCGCGGTCGTCGGGATCCGCAGGCACTTCGGCGTCGGGCCGGTCGAGATCGGGTTCGTGGTGGCCATCGCGCTGCTCGGGTCCGCCGCGGGCGCGTGGACGGGTGGCCGGTTGGCCGATCGGCTGGGGCGCACCAGGTCCATGCAGGTGGCGGCGCTGCTGTTCGCGGTGAGCTCGATCGGGCAGATGTTGCCGTTCGCGATCTGGGATCTCGCGGTGTGGCGGGTGATGGCGGGCTTCGCGATCGGCATGGCCTCGGTCCTGGCGCCCGCGTACATCGCAGAGGTGGCCCCGGCGGCCTACCGGGGCCGGCTCGGCTCCCTCCAGCAGCTGGCCATCGTGCTCGGCATCGCGGTCTCGCAGCTGGTCAACTACCTGATCGCCTGGCGGGCCGGCGGCGACGTGAACAACCACCTGGGGCCGCTGCAGGCGTGGCAGTGGATGCTGGGCGCCTGTGCGGTGCCGGCCCTGCTGTATCTGCTGTTCGCCCTGAACATCCCCGAGTCGCCCCGCTACCTCGTCATGAGAGGGCGCACCAGGCGGGCACGCGAGGTGCTGGCCGAGGTCGAGGGCGACGGCGTGGACATCGACGAGCGGATCTCGGAGATCCAGCACGTGTTGCGGACCCAGCGCCTGCCGGGCGTGAAGGACCTGCGCGGGCCTGCGCTCGGGCTGCTGCCGATCGTCTGGATTGGCATCGCCCTGTCGGTCTTCCAACAGTTCGTCGGCATCAACGTGATCTTCTACTACTCGACCGTGTTGTGGCAGTCGGTAGGCATCAACCAGGCCGACTCCCTGCTGATCAGCTTCTCCAGCTCGATCATCAACATCATCGGAACGTTCATCGCGATCTCGCTCGTGGACAAGATCGGCCGCAGGCCGCTGCTCATGATCGGCTCGGCCGGGATGGCGGTCTCGCTGGCCACCGCGGCGTGGGCGTTCAGCGCGGCCAGGGTCGCCGATGGCGCGGTCTCCTTGCCGGACCCGCAGGGGCCGATCGCGCTGATCGCGGCCAACGTGTTCGTGTTGTTCTTCGCGCTGTCGTGGGGCGTGGTGGTGTGGGTGCTGCTCGGTGAGATGTTCCCCAACCGTATCCGCG includes:
- a CDS encoding 3' terminal RNA ribose 2'-O-methyltransferase Hen1, producing MLLTITTTASPATDLGFLLHKHPGRVQEFSQSFGTARVFYPEAGEERCTAALLLEVDPIALVRSRGKGSPDFSLSQYVNDRPYAASSLLAVALGDVFRTARAGRCKARPELPGQALPLELRLPALPCRGGPDLARRLFEPLGWEVEAQPLPLDEGFPEWGESRYVRLTLRGAARLSDALNHLYVLLPVLDDGKHYWIAPDEVDKLIRAGEGWLRGHPERGLITRRYLGRRWALARTALTRLAELGDETEEQLEPAVAEDAPPEETAADEMAAAEAEAHATTTAPAASYADAPTAPYAPAATGVLAQDALIGGARVEGVSAPDAAAEVAGTEGSESKGKSLSVRRREAVLAKLEELGAVSVIDLGCGQGELVGALLASSRFARVAGMDVSSMALTIAARKLRLDRMPDARRARLTLFQGALTYTDKRLKGYDAAVLMEVIEHVDPPRLTALERVVFGHAKPAHVLVTTPNIEHNVRYEFLTGLRHPDHRFEWTRAEFAAWATRVAAEHDYQVAFEPVGDDDPEVGPPTQMGVFTRDQRS
- a CDS encoding lamin tail domain-containing protein, giving the protein MNAEYITVLNTTTRTVDLEGWTIRDKTGYTYEFGPDVVLGAKKRITLRSGQGEEPTAPRGTGGPRPT
- a CDS encoding sensor histidine kinase, which gives rise to MRGMVAKVRRASKLDKVRWLCIGSTNVILLLPLFGYAELFIRWQAGILPWPLGVGAVLLLLVFNVLSTRPFTIAVRGGKRPTAILAVTGAIVVLLSVFPLIWIIPAWLALMAAFVRKRTVIALSVASIVVINVYIALVEGPVLPLLLMQTVFTVICVGAVWANLRLWQLAKEAHEGQEALSRLAVSEERLRFARDLNDLLGQSLTDVAARAAHAEQTLRSDPGAAAAEMFEVRDLARQSLREVRTVVQNYRAVDLDEVLASVRAVLEAADVRCTVRAETDSLTPEARTLLATVVREGATNVLKHSRAERCTITIEDGVLEMTNDGVNGPVGEHAPNGLAGLADRVRAAGGTLKAEPAPEGRYLLRAGVPA
- a CDS encoding class I SAM-dependent RNA methyltransferase, producing MTVGPVAHGGWCVARHEGRVVFVRHALPGERVIADVTEETTRFLRADAVEILEPSPDRVVPPCPYAGPGRCGGCDWQHATPQAQRRLKAQVVAEQLHRLAGIEREVVVEEVPGAKDGLGWRTRVQFAALPTGELGFRRHRSHEIEVVDACLIAHPEVEAVGAEAHDWPGASGVEVIASSSGDRAVVVSPRPRRSVTVPELDAPASILLDQGKGHTVPRRGSGVLHEQVADREFRVAGSGFWQVHPGAAETLLDAVLAYAAPEPGEWALDLYCGVGLFAAGLAEAVGPEGAVFGLESEASAVRDARANLRDLPQARVERGRVEEALDRFQIERADLVVVDPPRSGLGREVVERITGLEALRIVYVSCDPATFARDLKWLAERGYMLEDLRAFDAFPMTHHVECVGLLVRK
- a CDS encoding polynucleotide kinase-phosphatase, whose protein sequence is MISVPELSLVVLVGVSGSGKSTFARKHFKPTQVISSDFCRGLVSDDENDQAATPAAFDLLHHIVGVRLSRGLFTVVDATNVQYTARKSLIDLARKHDVLADAIVLDVPEEVAIERNAVRPDRDFGPGVVIRQRKDLRRSLGKISGDGFRKVHVLRGLDEIDDAMITYEKAWSDLTELTGPFDVIGDVHGCRAELETLLRELGWEGVRHPDGRTAVFVGDLVDRGPDAPGVLRLVMDMVEAGTAICVAGNHEQKLVRALNGRNVKVTHGLQESLDQLGAQPPEFVERAKRFMDGLLSHYRLDGGRLVVAHAGLKEAYHGRASKRVRSFALYGDTTGETDEYGLPVRLPWAEEYRGRAMVVYGHTPTLRPEWINNTICLDTGCVFGGHLTALRYPERQIVQIPAEKVWYEPTKPLGAGVRDPGMLDVNDVIGTRHVETRFGARVKVLEENAAAALEVMSRFAVDPRWLVYLPPTMAPPETSRLDGYLEHPHEAFEEFAAAGVREVVCEEKHMGSRAVAVLARTPEAAAARFGVSDGSAGAVYTRTGRPFFADTGPLVERLRAACEPLWAELGSDWVVLDCELLPWSAKAGDLIRSQYASVGAAARAALPEAVRALEAAAERGLDVGDLLDRTRRRSHNAALFREAYARYCWPVDGLEGVKLAPFQILACEGRATALEPHAWHLSTLALLDSPLIAPTRHVFVDLGSPESRAEATAWWESMTAAGGEGMVVKPSAYAPGRVQPGVKVRGREYLRIIYGPDYTESLDVLRRRFLGKKRSLALREYALGLEALSRLADGESAWRVHEPVFAVLALESEPVDPRL
- a CDS encoding response regulator transcription factor; amino-acid sequence: MTIRVLLADDEHLIRGAIAALLDLEDGIQVVAQVGRGDEVLAAVREHRPDVAVLDIEMPGMDGLSAAERISAQCKIVILTSLGRPGYLRRAMAAGVSGFLGKDASAEELAMAIRKVQSGGRYLDAELAAAAMAAGDSPLTERERDALRLAGDGATISRIAGELHLTEGTVRNYLSSAMTKLHAQNRLEAIRTAQRMGWL
- a CDS encoding sensor histidine kinase, coding for MAARPDTARKILIYWMDGLVVFVAILSIVFTLAAAAEGTLSPLAAAVSIVCAIGFYGLFPFLLRDAFDTRPRPTVKLLLAAVFAVAALALLPLDADAASVWMQTEGLWLAAAALYLRPWATAGLTVAVVTAVTGYTVLMTEQAWQGVLLGSAVSSVSMVVAMLLWRWLWWVIRDAYNSREAKARLAVAEERLRFARDLHDLLGHSLSVITLKSELAAKLASKDTGRAAAEMAEVRALAAESLAEVQQAVHGYQALDLDEELDGVRAALEAAGARCDIVARADGLSPAARALLAWAVREGGTNVLKHSRATRCAITIHEGVLEMLNDGVHGEPAPPGNGLRGLSERLATAGGSFSAAPTPAGEFLLRAAVPA
- a CDS encoding LLM class F420-dependent oxidoreductase; its protein translation is MKLRIFTEPQQGATYDDLLSVAQAAERLGFDAFFRSDHYQRIGPGDPGPGSTDAWITLAGLARETSRIRLGTLVTPATFRLPGPLAISVAQVDQMSGGRVELGFGAGWFDTEHAAYGIPFPPQNERFGRFEEQLEIITGLWTAEKTFSFEGRYYRVADSPALPKPVQQPRPPIIIGGFGAKRTPRLAATYADEYNVPFRTLTDTAEAFGRVREACESTGRSLVCSLAQTAIVGRDRAEVERRAAAVGENPGTLRENGLAGTPAEVLEKIGKFAELGAERVYLQILDLGDLEHLELIAAEVLPHV